Proteins encoded within one genomic window of Natator depressus isolate rNatDep1 chromosome 1, rNatDep2.hap1, whole genome shotgun sequence:
- the LOC141978103 gene encoding olfactory receptor 52R1-like — MQETPFCLRVTHLLLYFMPDSNTTNFTNPSTFILLGIPGLEAAHVWISIPFCTMYVIAILGNVTILFIVKREPSLHGPMYYFLCMLAVTDLVLSTSILPKTLSVFWFNSREIDFSACLTQMYFIHCFLVVESGMFVAMAFDRYVAICDPLRHSTTLTNPVVAKISLAMVLRGGMFILPYLFLARQWPYCRTNIIPHTHCEHMAVVKLACADTHVSNYYGLFVLFCVKGMDIIFIFLSYIQILRSIFSLPTKDARLKAFGTCGSHLCAIFTFYISSLFSSLNHRYGHNVALHFHVLMANMYLLVPPMLNPIIYGVRTKQIRDRLLHVVTHKGT, encoded by the coding sequence ATGCAGGAGACACCATTCTGCCTCAGAGTTACACACCTTCTCCTCTACTTCATGCCAGATTCCAACACAACCaacttcaccaacccctccaccttcatcctgctgggcattcctggcctggaggcagcccatgtctggatctccatccccttctgcaccatgTACGTCATAGCCATCTTAGGGAACGTCACCATCCTGTTCATCGTGAAGAGGGAGCCGAgcctccatgggcccatgtactatttcctctgcatgctggccgtCACCGACCTGGTGCTGTCTACATCCATCCTGCCCAAAACACTGAGTGTCTTCTGGTTTAATTCCAGGGAGATagatttcagtgcctgcctcacccagatgtacttcATTCACTGCTTCTTAGTGGTGGAGTCTGGGATGTTCGTGGCCATGGCTTTTgatcgctacgtggccatctgcGATCCCCTGAGACATTCTACCACCCTTACAAACCCTGTGGTGGCCAAGATCAGCCTGGCTATGGTGTTGCGTGGTGGCATGTTCATATTGCCCTATCTCTTCCTGGCGAGGCAatggccatattgcagaaccaacattATCCCCCACACGCACTGTGAGCACATGGCCGTGGTGAAGTTGGCCTGTGCAGACACCCACGTCAGTAATTACTACGGCCTCTTTGTGCTATTCTGTGTGAAGGGTATGGATATAATTTTTATCTTCCTGTCTTATATCCAGATCCTCAGGAgcatcttcagcctccccacaaaggacGCTCGGCTCAAGGCTTTTGGGACCTGcggctcccacctctgtgccatCTTTACCTTTTACATCtcatctctcttctcctctctcaaCCACCGGTATGGACACAATGTGGCCCTGCATTTCCACGTTCTCATGGCCAACATGTACCTCCTGGTGCCCCCCatgctaaaccccatcatctacggGGTGAGGACCAAGCAGATCCGGGACAGGCTGCTCCATGTCGTTACTCATAAAGGGACCTAA